From Pedobacter indicus, a single genomic window includes:
- a CDS encoding polyketide synthase, with protein MGNSTYQTKTIVDLFKEQVDRTPNHIAVEFNNESLSYRELDEKSNQLAHYLQSAGVGEETLVPICLNRSMDMIIGALGILKTGGAYVPIDPDYPIDRILYTIEDTQATVVITESGTILSNTEIKNAKTILLDQEQSAIKKQEKSSPEITVKPENLCYIIYTSGSTGRPKGVMIEHRNVVRLFFNDSPLFDFNENDIWTMFHSFCFDFSVWEMYGALLFGGKVIVIPKNTAQDSAAYAELLEIKNVTVLNQTPSAFYLLQEHILDRKPNLNIRFIIFGGEALNPSKLKQWKETYPKCKLINMYGITETTVHVTYQEISQEHCESSKSVIGKPIPTLYTYILDENQKQVPYGVEGELYVGGAGLARGYLNMPDLTSERFILDHLGSEPSARLYRTGDLAKMHENKELEYLGRIDDQVKIRGFRIELAEIESVLLEIPTINQAIVLANEDQAGNKRLVAYLVTEEQLENDTITNHLATKLPSYMIPQLFVPIESIPLTSNGKVDKKNLPNPDASDLIKTLFVASRNELEQTLVALIKNVLQVNRVGIDDNFFELGGNSLLAQKVISNLSEINVKLPITKIYQYPTVRKLAGELQRDEKTTHTKRKPRPAQQSDVAVIGMAGRFPGASTINELWQNLRYGKESITFFSKEELDHSLPQSLIEDADYVAARGVISDAKVFDANFFEINTKIAEVLDPQHRKFLEISWEALEQAGYASCAGESIGVYAGSSSNTYFNNNIYPNKDLMARVGDFQVLTLSDKDFLATRVAYCLDLKGPAVTIQSACSTSLLAIAEAVKSIRTGQCDLALAGGVAINVPINTGHLYEEGSILSSDGHCRTFDADAKGTVFSDGAAVVLLKDLKQAEEDGDTIYGVIKGIGINNDGGGKGSFTAPSSEGQATSIMNALEDAQVDPASISYVEAHGTATPIGDPIEIEGLNIAFGEQEKKQYCALGSIKSNMGHLTQAAGAAGFIKTVLSLHHQELPPSINFSKPNPHLNLEESPFYVNDQLSKWESDGIRRAGVSSFGVGGTNVHVILEEYQQTEKESSAGRPYELLTWSAKSQESVDAYAEKLKDHIQENSDLNLADVAYSLQTSKATFNNRRFAIASNNQDLIEKLNPLFQSADTKNLKEKPSNLIFVFPGQGAQYINMGKELYANEAIFKEAVDECAELLKSELGEDIRDIIFTDSENKHKIDTLNNTYYTQPALFVSEYALAKLWMSLGAEPNWYIGHSIGEFVAAHLADVFSLKDALHLIANRGKLMSSLAAGSMLAVRTNHKNIEGFLPTELSLAAINSQHLCVVAGPSEAVQKFIHTLGENEIVSKLLHTSHAFHSSMMDQIVEPFAELTKSLTLNVPQKPIISTVTGTWLKDSDATDPIYWAKHLRSTVRFSDAVQTALEEEPNSLFIEIGPRNGSTTLIRQHIEKQSATAIAALEHQSNQNEYVSFLRGIGQAWLNGLEIDWQAYYYNQKRKTVSTPTYAFEKKECWVEPVTTLSAASAAPSEQPKTQQPVTNQISTPHYNTEMRKTQLIEKIKSILENASGIETAGMNSESSFIEIGLDSLLLTQVALTLKKEFKLPITFRKLTEEYDSLSALADYLDANLPDDTQPNIPAVPVNVLVPSSSTPNLQATDLTASDNAIGLISQQINLLAQQISLLQNGSTSNHNGHSLKVASNQSSDSDITPEEAVELKKPFGATAKIDKQRADLSASQHQFLEKFITRYNQKTAKSKAYTQQHRRQMADPRVVSGFRPLTKEMTYQLVVEKSKGSYLWDIDGNQYIDLLNGFGSNLLGYQPDFLKKALIDQIEKGYEIGPQHVLAGEVSQLICEFTGHDRVGLCNTGSEAVLGAMRIARTVTGKSLIVAFTGSYHGIVDEVLVRGTKKLKSFPAASGIMPEAVQNMLILDYGTEESLQVIKDRADEIAAVLVEPVQSRRPEFQPIEFLKDLRKTTTQKEVVLIFDEIITGFRMHPGGAQALFGIKADIATYGKVVGGGVSIGIIAGKKDYMDALDGGYWEYGDDSAPEVGVTYFAGTFVRHPLALATAKASLLYMKERGPKLQDELNQKTKRFTDKLQHICTKYNLPLYIVRFGSLWKIKYKDEYPYSELLFALMREKGIHILDGFPCFITESHTTEELSEASAVFEQSIQELLDHDFIPVEKTLEEKILENTIHFAEEPPVEGALLGKDANGNPAWFLPDDNIPGKYLQINL; from the coding sequence ATGGGTAATAGTACATATCAAACCAAGACCATTGTCGACTTATTCAAAGAACAAGTTGACCGAACGCCTAATCATATTGCTGTCGAATTCAACAATGAAAGCCTAAGCTATCGCGAACTCGATGAAAAATCAAATCAATTAGCACATTATTTACAATCTGCTGGCGTCGGCGAAGAAACCCTTGTACCCATCTGCTTAAACCGCTCGATGGACATGATCATCGGCGCTTTGGGTATCCTAAAAACTGGTGGAGCCTATGTCCCTATTGACCCTGATTATCCGATTGACCGCATCCTCTATACCATAGAAGATACACAGGCCACAGTCGTTATTACCGAAAGTGGCACCATCTTGTCTAACACGGAAATAAAAAACGCGAAAACCATCTTACTCGATCAGGAACAGAGCGCAATCAAAAAACAAGAAAAAAGTTCCCCCGAAATCACCGTCAAGCCCGAAAACCTTTGTTATATCATTTATACATCTGGCTCAACAGGGCGACCTAAAGGGGTGATGATTGAGCACAGGAACGTAGTTAGGCTCTTTTTCAATGATTCGCCTTTATTTGACTTTAATGAGAATGATATTTGGACCATGTTCCATTCATTCTGTTTTGATTTTTCGGTATGGGAGATGTATGGTGCATTACTTTTCGGGGGCAAAGTAATCGTAATTCCTAAAAATACGGCTCAAGACAGCGCTGCTTACGCAGAACTTTTGGAGATAAAGAATGTCACCGTTCTTAACCAAACACCGTCAGCTTTCTATCTTCTCCAAGAACATATTTTAGATAGAAAACCCAATTTGAACATACGCTTCATCATATTCGGTGGGGAGGCACTCAATCCCAGCAAACTAAAACAATGGAAAGAAACGTATCCAAAATGTAAATTAATTAACATGTACGGCATCACCGAAACGACTGTACATGTTACTTATCAAGAAATAAGTCAAGAGCATTGCGAAAGCAGTAAGAGCGTTATCGGCAAACCTATTCCAACCCTATACACCTACATCTTAGATGAAAATCAAAAACAAGTTCCTTATGGAGTTGAAGGAGAACTTTATGTCGGTGGCGCCGGATTAGCGCGTGGTTATCTTAACATGCCCGACCTGACTTCCGAGCGCTTTATCCTTGATCATCTCGGCTCGGAACCTTCAGCAAGGCTTTATCGAACAGGTGACTTAGCTAAAATGCATGAAAATAAAGAATTAGAATATCTAGGAAGAATCGATGATCAAGTCAAAATACGCGGATTTAGAATCGAACTTGCTGAGATCGAATCTGTTCTTCTCGAAATACCGACAATAAACCAGGCTATTGTTCTTGCCAATGAAGATCAGGCTGGCAACAAACGACTAGTCGCATATTTGGTGACAGAAGAACAGCTAGAAAACGATACAATTACCAATCATTTAGCTACTAAACTCCCCAGCTATATGATTCCTCAACTATTCGTTCCTATCGAAAGCATACCGCTTACATCAAACGGCAAGGTCGACAAAAAAAACCTGCCAAATCCGGATGCATCAGATTTAATCAAAACGCTGTTTGTGGCCTCCCGAAACGAGCTAGAACAAACGTTGGTGGCACTTATTAAAAACGTCCTTCAAGTCAACCGGGTTGGTATTGACGATAACTTCTTTGAATTGGGAGGGAATTCCTTATTAGCACAAAAAGTGATCTCCAACTTATCGGAAATAAACGTCAAGCTGCCAATCACAAAAATTTATCAATATCCCACCGTCCGAAAACTTGCCGGTGAGCTCCAGAGAGACGAAAAAACAACACACACGAAACGGAAACCCAGACCGGCCCAGCAATCAGACGTCGCCGTTATAGGTATGGCTGGACGCTTTCCTGGAGCCAGTACCATCAACGAACTCTGGCAGAATTTGAGGTACGGAAAGGAAAGCATTACATTCTTTTCAAAGGAGGAACTAGACCATTCTCTTCCGCAATCTCTGATAGAAGACGCTGACTACGTAGCCGCACGTGGCGTTATTTCCGATGCGAAGGTTTTTGACGCAAATTTCTTTGAAATCAACACCAAAATCGCGGAGGTGTTAGATCCTCAACACCGAAAGTTCCTTGAAATCTCATGGGAGGCGTTGGAGCAGGCAGGCTACGCATCCTGTGCCGGAGAATCGATCGGCGTTTATGCAGGATCAAGCAGCAATACCTATTTCAATAACAATATCTATCCAAACAAAGATCTTATGGCGCGGGTTGGAGACTTCCAAGTTCTTACCTTGAGCGACAAAGACTTTCTCGCTACCCGGGTCGCTTATTGCCTCGATTTGAAAGGGCCAGCAGTCACCATACAGTCCGCCTGCTCAACTTCCCTCCTCGCTATCGCTGAAGCCGTAAAAAGCATTAGAACCGGACAGTGCGACCTTGCTTTAGCTGGCGGAGTCGCCATCAATGTGCCGATCAATACCGGGCATTTATATGAAGAAGGTTCCATACTTAGCTCCGATGGGCACTGCCGTACATTCGATGCAGATGCTAAAGGTACCGTCTTTAGCGATGGAGCAGCCGTTGTACTTTTAAAAGATTTGAAACAGGCAGAAGAAGATGGGGATACCATTTATGGTGTGATCAAAGGAATCGGCATCAATAACGACGGTGGCGGTAAAGGAAGCTTTACGGCGCCAAGCTCTGAAGGCCAAGCAACAAGTATCATGAATGCACTAGAAGATGCTCAAGTTGACCCAGCAAGTATCTCTTATGTTGAAGCCCATGGAACCGCTACACCGATCGGCGACCCAATTGAAATCGAAGGGCTGAACATTGCTTTTGGAGAACAAGAGAAGAAACAATATTGTGCCCTCGGTTCTATTAAGAGTAATATGGGACATTTAACTCAAGCAGCTGGTGCTGCAGGTTTCATCAAAACTGTTCTCTCGCTTCACCATCAGGAACTACCACCGTCTATCAACTTCAGCAAACCCAACCCACATCTGAATCTCGAAGAAAGTCCTTTTTATGTAAACGATCAATTATCCAAGTGGGAATCTGACGGCATCAGACGAGCCGGCGTCAGCTCCTTTGGTGTAGGCGGCACCAATGTCCATGTCATACTAGAAGAATACCAACAAACAGAAAAAGAAAGCTCGGCTGGTCGCCCGTATGAACTGTTAACTTGGTCCGCTAAATCCCAAGAGAGTGTTGATGCTTATGCAGAAAAACTCAAAGATCATATCCAAGAAAACTCAGATCTTAATTTGGCGGACGTAGCTTACAGTCTACAGACCAGCAAGGCGACCTTTAATAATCGTCGATTTGCAATTGCCTCAAACAATCAAGATTTAATCGAAAAGCTCAATCCTCTATTCCAGTCGGCCGATACTAAAAATTTAAAAGAGAAACCCAGCAACCTCATATTTGTATTCCCAGGTCAGGGGGCTCAATACATCAATATGGGTAAAGAGCTGTACGCAAACGAAGCGATATTCAAAGAGGCTGTCGACGAATGCGCCGAGTTATTGAAGTCCGAATTAGGAGAAGATATAAGGGACATCATCTTTACTGACAGTGAGAATAAACACAAAATTGATACGCTCAACAATACCTATTACACTCAACCCGCATTGTTCGTAAGCGAATATGCACTTGCTAAGCTTTGGATGTCACTAGGTGCAGAACCAAACTGGTATATCGGTCACAGCATCGGCGAATTCGTAGCAGCCCATTTAGCCGACGTCTTCAGTTTAAAAGACGCATTGCACCTCATTGCCAATCGCGGTAAATTAATGAGCAGTCTGGCTGCCGGAAGCATGTTAGCGGTTCGTACAAACCATAAAAACATCGAAGGGTTCCTGCCGACTGAATTATCACTCGCCGCAATCAACAGCCAACATCTATGTGTAGTAGCAGGTCCATCAGAAGCTGTGCAGAAATTTATACACACACTCGGAGAAAACGAAATCGTATCTAAATTACTGCACACCAGCCATGCGTTCCACTCGTCGATGATGGATCAGATTGTTGAACCATTTGCTGAACTAACAAAATCTCTGACCTTAAATGTGCCACAAAAGCCCATTATCTCAACCGTTACCGGCACCTGGCTAAAAGACTCCGATGCAACCGACCCTATCTACTGGGCAAAGCATTTACGGTCAACTGTACGCTTCTCCGATGCCGTCCAAACAGCTTTAGAAGAAGAACCCAACTCTTTGTTTATTGAAATAGGGCCGCGGAATGGTTCCACGACTTTAATTCGCCAACATATTGAAAAACAGAGCGCAACTGCTATTGCGGCACTTGAACATCAAAGCAATCAGAATGAATACGTTTCATTCCTAAGAGGAATTGGTCAAGCTTGGCTCAATGGCTTAGAAATCGACTGGCAAGCATACTATTATAATCAAAAAAGAAAAACAGTCAGCACACCAACCTATGCTTTTGAAAAGAAAGAATGTTGGGTGGAACCGGTCACTACCCTGTCAGCTGCATCTGCTGCACCGTCAGAACAACCAAAAACTCAACAACCCGTGACAAATCAAATTTCGACACCACATTATAACACCGAAATGAGAAAGACTCAATTAATTGAAAAAATCAAATCAATACTTGAAAATGCATCCGGCATAGAAACAGCCGGCATGAATTCCGAATCAAGCTTTATTGAAATCGGTCTTGATTCTCTTCTATTAACCCAGGTAGCACTTACTCTCAAGAAAGAGTTTAAACTACCTATTACCTTTCGAAAACTTACAGAGGAATACGATAGTCTATCAGCTTTAGCTGATTATTTAGATGCAAATTTGCCCGACGATACCCAGCCGAATATACCAGCAGTACCAGTGAATGTACTTGTACCGTCTTCATCTACACCCAATCTACAAGCAACCGACCTTACAGCAAGCGACAATGCGATTGGCTTAATCTCTCAACAGATCAATTTATTAGCTCAGCAAATTTCGCTTCTTCAAAATGGCAGTACTTCCAATCATAATGGTCATTCGCTAAAAGTTGCATCAAATCAATCTTCAGATTCAGATATTACGCCAGAGGAAGCCGTTGAACTGAAAAAACCGTTCGGTGCTACCGCGAAGATCGACAAACAAAGGGCAGATCTTTCAGCGAGCCAACATCAATTCTTAGAAAAATTCATCACACGCTATAACCAAAAAACCGCAAAGAGCAAAGCTTACACCCAGCAACACAGAAGACAGATGGCAGATCCGCGCGTCGTATCCGGTTTCCGTCCCCTCACCAAGGAAATGACCTATCAACTCGTTGTAGAAAAATCAAAAGGCAGCTATCTATGGGATATTGATGGCAATCAATACATCGATTTGCTCAACGGCTTTGGTTCCAACCTACTCGGCTATCAGCCGGACTTTCTCAAAAAAGCATTGATTGATCAAATTGAGAAAGGGTATGAAATCGGTCCACAGCACGTACTTGCAGGCGAAGTCAGTCAGCTAATCTGTGAGTTTACAGGTCATGACCGTGTAGGTCTATGTAATACTGGTTCAGAGGCTGTTCTGGGCGCTATGCGCATAGCCAGAACGGTTACCGGTAAATCGTTGATTGTAGCCTTTACAGGATCATACCATGGCATTGTTGACGAGGTACTGGTTCGCGGCACCAAAAAACTAAAGAGTTTTCCTGCTGCATCGGGGATTATGCCTGAAGCAGTACAAAATATGCTGATCCTCGATTATGGTACCGAGGAAAGCCTTCAAGTCATAAAAGACAGAGCAGATGAAATTGCCGCCGTTTTGGTTGAGCCTGTTCAAAGCAGAAGACCAGAGTTTCAGCCCATTGAATTTCTCAAAGATTTACGAAAGACCACAACCCAAAAAGAGGTTGTTCTGATTTTTGATGAAATTATCACCGGTTTCAGAATGCATCCTGGAGGAGCGCAAGCTCTCTTTGGCATCAAAGCAGATATAGCGACCTATGGAAAAGTTGTCGGCGGCGGTGTTTCTATTGGTATCATCGCAGGCAAAAAAGATTATATGGACGCCCTAGATGGCGGTTATTGGGAATACGGAGACGATTCAGCTCCAGAGGTTGGCGTAACCTATTTTGCCGGCACCTTTGTTCGCCATCCCTTAGCGCTGGCTACTGCCAAAGCTAGTTTATTGTACATGAAAGAACGCGGGCCAAAACTTCAAGACGAGCTGAATCAAAAAACAAAAAGATTTACAGACAAGCTGCAACATATCTGCACAAAATATAACCTTCCTCTCTATATTGTACGTTTTGGTTCCCTTTGGAAAATTAAATACAAGGACGAGTATCCTTATAGCGAGCTCCTTTTCGCTTTAATGAGAGAAAAGGGTATCCATATTCTAGACGGTTTTCCCTGCTTTATTACCGAATCACATACTACGGAAGAATTATCAGAAGCGAGTGCTGTATTTGAACAAAGCATTCAAGAACTGCTTGATCACGACTTCATACCCGTCGAAAAGACATTGGAAGAAAAAATCCTGGAAAATACAATTCATTTCGCTGAGGAACCACCTGTCGAAGGAGCTTTATTAGGAAAAGATGCGAACGGAAATCCCGCTTGGTTTTTGCCTGATGATAATATCCCAGGAAAATATTTACAGATCAATCTTTAA
- a CDS encoding pyridoxal phosphate-dependent aminotransferase produces MPEISKKGIAMPASPIRKLTPFADLAKKNGKKIYHLNIGQPDIATPDIMLDAVKNIDFKVWAYTASEGTESYRDKLSEYYNHLGYGVSSTDILVTNGGSEAITFAMQSCLSQGDEIIIPEPFYANYNGFACMADVVIRPILSTIENGFALPPISEFEKSINAKTKAIFICNPNNPTGYLYSREELEILRDLCLKYNLYLFSDEAYREFCYDGREFVSPMHLEGLEENVVVLDTVSKRYSACGARLGCLITKNQKVYQAALKFAQARLSPPMVAQIAGEAAVDTPASYFQEVKEEYTQRRNLLADGLNSIPGVKCPIPGGAFYIVAQLPIDDADKFCQWMLEKFDYNNQTVMMAPATGFYSSDGEGKNEVRLAYVLNQDDLKKALICLEKGLEVYNSQ; encoded by the coding sequence ATGCCAGAAATTTCGAAAAAAGGCATCGCCATGCCTGCTTCACCTATTCGGAAGCTTACCCCCTTTGCCGATTTGGCAAAGAAAAATGGCAAAAAAATATATCATCTAAACATTGGCCAACCTGATATCGCTACACCCGATATTATGCTCGATGCGGTTAAGAACATCGATTTTAAAGTATGGGCTTATACCGCTTCCGAAGGCACTGAATCCTACCGGGACAAACTCAGTGAATATTACAATCATTTAGGTTACGGAGTCAGCAGTACGGATATCCTGGTTACCAATGGAGGGTCGGAAGCGATTACCTTCGCCATGCAATCTTGCCTGAGCCAAGGTGATGAAATCATCATTCCCGAGCCTTTCTATGCTAACTATAACGGCTTTGCCTGTATGGCTGATGTTGTTATCAGGCCTATTCTTTCTACGATCGAGAATGGTTTCGCTTTGCCACCTATTTCTGAATTCGAGAAGTCTATCAACGCAAAAACCAAAGCCATCTTTATTTGCAATCCCAATAACCCGACGGGCTATCTCTATTCCAGAGAAGAATTGGAAATCCTGCGTGACCTCTGTTTAAAATACAACCTCTACCTGTTCTCTGACGAGGCCTACCGCGAGTTCTGCTACGATGGACGTGAGTTTGTATCGCCGATGCATTTGGAAGGATTAGAAGAAAACGTTGTTGTATTAGACACTGTTTCCAAACGTTATAGTGCCTGTGGCGCCCGTCTGGGGTGCTTGATCACCAAAAATCAGAAAGTCTACCAAGCTGCGCTTAAATTCGCACAAGCCAGACTTAGTCCGCCAATGGTAGCTCAGATAGCAGGCGAGGCCGCAGTAGACACTCCCGCAAGTTATTTCCAAGAAGTTAAAGAAGAATACACCCAGCGTCGCAACCTGCTGGCTGACGGTCTCAACAGCATTCCCGGCGTCAAATGCCCCATTCCTGGTGGTGCTTTCTATATCGTAGCTCAACTACCGATAGATGATGCCGATAAGTTCTGCCAATGGATGCTGGAGAAATTTGATTATAACAACCAAACCGTTATGATGGCACCAGCTACCGGCTTCTACAGCAGTGATGGTGAAGGAAAAAACGAAGTCCGTTTAGCTTACGTATTGAATCAAGACGACTTAAAGAAAGCTCTTATTTGCCTTGAAAAAGGACTGGAAGTCTATAATTCACAATAG
- a CDS encoding DUF1573 domain-containing protein: MKKSLLLLFIAVSFIGFSSMIAQDAPEFKFEQETHDFGKIPQGTPVSHEFTFTNTGSEPLIINKVESTCGCTVPEYTKTPVKPGETGKIKITFDAAAASPFSKMVTIRSNAKTPVKALYIKGVVQKK, translated from the coding sequence ATGAAAAAATCACTTTTATTACTTTTCATAGCCGTTTCTTTTATCGGCTTTTCATCTATGATTGCTCAAGACGCACCAGAATTTAAGTTTGAACAAGAAACCCATGACTTCGGTAAAATACCTCAAGGAACGCCCGTTAGCCATGAATTCACTTTTACCAATACCGGGTCTGAACCGTTAATCATCAACAAAGTAGAGTCTACGTGTGGATGCACCGTACCTGAATACACTAAAACCCCAGTCAAACCGGGCGAAACCGGTAAAATCAAAATCACATTTGATGCTGCCGCTGCCAGTCCGTTTTCTAAGATGGTAACGATACGGTCCAATGCCAAAACACCAGTTAAAGCACTGTATATCAAAGGAGTCGTACAGAAAAAATAA
- a CDS encoding alpha-ketoacid dehydrogenase subunit alpha/beta — protein MSETTNLLSNNKLSYEDFKDQLISDYLLAYESRQISLIGRKEVLTGKAKFGIFGDGKELAQIAMAKVFREGDWRSGYYRDQTFAFATGITDYHKFFAQLYAHPDLEAEPSSGGRQMNCHFSTRIIDEDGAWVDQLQQKNSSSDISTTGGQMPRLLGLAQASKIYREREDLSHMTLFSDQGNEVAFGTVGNASTSEGVFFETINAAGVMQVPMAISIWDDGYGISVPNSIQTTKGDISEVLRGFQRDEKGEGYEIFKVRGWDYPALVATYERAIQICREKQIPVMIHVTEMTQPQGHSTSGSHERYKSEERLAWEEEFDCIKKMREWILDTEIIDQESLEELEKESKAKVKSIQKQAWDDYIAVFETEKREAVQLVTDLNDDEATALAESLRTFHEPSLKDIYGVVRKALRVTRHQGSSQREELVSWYQERSEVNFDRFHSKLFTESKDGVDFIERVDPQYNDDAKKVDGREVLNACFAANFARDNRLLAFGEDVGVIGDVNQGFAGLQAKFGEERIFDTGIRESSIIGQGIGLALRGLRPIAEIQYLDYLIYGITALSDDLASLSYRTKGGQKAPVIIRTRGHRLEGIWHSGSPMAMILDTLRGLHICVPRNMTQAAGMYNTLFRSDEPALMIESLNGYRLKEALPENVGEFTVPLGEAELIREGRDVTVVSYGSTLRVVEEAAPELEELGISIEIIDPQTLLPFDKHQLCARSLEKTNHLLIVDEDMPGGGSAFILQQILEQQNGYFHLDGQPRTLTAHEHRPPYGTDGDYFTKPSKDDVIEAVYAIMHEADPQQYPAIF, from the coding sequence ATGTCAGAAACCACGAATTTACTCTCAAATAACAAACTTAGCTACGAAGACTTTAAAGATCAGCTTATTAGTGATTATCTTTTAGCTTATGAAAGTCGGCAAATAAGTCTGATCGGAAGGAAGGAGGTGTTAACTGGGAAGGCGAAATTCGGTATTTTTGGGGATGGTAAAGAGTTGGCACAGATAGCTATGGCGAAGGTGTTTAGGGAGGGTGATTGGCGCTCGGGCTATTATAGGGACCAGACCTTTGCTTTTGCTACAGGCATAACAGATTATCATAAGTTTTTTGCTCAGCTGTACGCGCATCCAGACCTGGAAGCAGAGCCTTCTTCTGGAGGGCGGCAGATGAATTGCCATTTTTCTACGAGGATTATTGACGAAGACGGCGCTTGGGTAGATCAGTTACAGCAAAAGAATTCTTCTTCGGATATATCAACGACTGGCGGACAGATGCCACGTCTGTTGGGACTGGCCCAGGCTTCAAAGATATATCGGGAAAGGGAGGATCTATCGCATATGACTTTGTTTTCGGATCAGGGGAATGAGGTGGCTTTCGGCACGGTCGGGAATGCGTCTACATCGGAAGGTGTATTTTTCGAAACGATTAATGCGGCAGGGGTAATGCAGGTTCCTATGGCGATTTCTATTTGGGATGATGGCTACGGTATATCGGTTCCTAATTCTATACAGACAACAAAAGGGGATATTTCAGAAGTATTGAGGGGATTTCAGCGTGATGAGAAGGGTGAAGGATATGAGATATTTAAAGTTAGAGGCTGGGATTACCCTGCGTTGGTGGCTACTTATGAGCGTGCAATACAGATTTGTCGGGAGAAACAGATACCAGTGATGATTCATGTGACGGAAATGACGCAGCCTCAAGGGCACTCGACATCAGGATCACATGAGCGTTATAAGTCGGAAGAAAGACTGGCTTGGGAGGAAGAATTTGATTGCATCAAAAAGATGCGGGAGTGGATCCTGGATACGGAAATAATTGATCAGGAAAGCCTGGAAGAGCTTGAAAAGGAATCGAAAGCGAAGGTTAAAAGTATACAAAAACAGGCATGGGATGACTACATCGCTGTTTTTGAAACGGAAAAAAGGGAAGCGGTACAGCTTGTAACGGATTTGAACGATGATGAAGCAACGGCGCTGGCAGAGAGCTTGCGGACGTTTCATGAGCCTTCTCTGAAAGATATTTACGGTGTTGTGCGAAAGGCTTTACGCGTGACTCGTCATCAGGGTTCGTCTCAAAGAGAAGAATTAGTCAGCTGGTATCAGGAACGAAGTGAAGTAAATTTTGACCGCTTTCACTCAAAACTTTTTACGGAAAGTAAAGATGGAGTTGATTTTATTGAGCGTGTTGATCCTCAATATAATGACGATGCGAAAAAGGTAGATGGAAGGGAGGTGTTGAATGCTTGTTTCGCTGCCAACTTTGCACGAGATAACCGTTTATTGGCTTTTGGTGAAGATGTGGGGGTGATCGGTGATGTGAACCAGGGTTTCGCGGGATTGCAAGCGAAGTTTGGTGAAGAGCGGATCTTTGATACGGGGATTCGGGAGAGCTCGATCATCGGGCAGGGGATCGGTCTGGCGTTACGGGGCTTGAGGCCCATTGCGGAGATCCAATACCTGGATTACCTGATTTATGGGATTACTGCGTTGAGCGATGATCTGGCATCGTTGAGTTACCGAACGAAGGGTGGACAGAAAGCCCCGGTGATTATTCGTACCAGGGGGCATCGATTGGAGGGGATTTGGCACTCGGGCTCGCCAATGGCAATGATTTTGGATACGCTCAGAGGATTGCATATTTGTGTGCCAAGAAATATGACGCAGGCCGCGGGTATGTATAATACACTTTTCCGATCGGATGAGCCGGCATTGATGATTGAGAGCTTGAATGGATATCGCCTGAAGGAGGCACTACCGGAGAATGTGGGTGAGTTTACGGTGCCGCTGGGCGAGGCAGAGTTAATAAGGGAAGGAAGGGATGTTACAGTGGTGTCTTATGGGTCTACGCTGCGTGTGGTGGAAGAGGCTGCTCCGGAACTGGAGGAACTGGGTATATCGATTGAGATTATCGATCCACAGACGTTGCTTCCATTTGATAAACATCAGCTTTGTGCTAGATCACTTGAAAAGACGAACCATCTGCTGATCGTAGATGAGGATATGCCAGGCGGAGGGTCTGCTTTTATATTGCAGCAGATTCTTGAACAGCAAAACGGTTATTTTCATTTGGACGGTCAGCCAAGGACACTAACAGCGCACGAACATCGTCCGCCGTATGGTACGGATGGGGATTATTTTACGAAACCATCGAAAGATGACGTTATTGAGGCTGTATACGCAATTATGCATGAGGCAGATCCTCAGCAATATCCGGCGATTTTTTAA